A single genomic interval of Nonomuraea rubra harbors:
- a CDS encoding gamma carbonic anhydrase family protein: protein MLIEHQGKRPSIDPTAYIAPTAVICGDVTIGPRTHVSYGAVIESHGSPVRIGAQCAVRENLNIRSTSRNAVDIGDHVLIGPHSSLKGCTVGNECFLATGVRIYQGAHVGERTEVRIDGIVHVGSVLPPGSLVPIKWIAVGDPARLFPPGEHEEIDAILSRMDFPQQVYGLERQPGGGVDMDMKELTRRETTGLADHRHDREL, encoded by the coding sequence ATGCTCATAGAGCACCAGGGCAAACGGCCCAGCATCGACCCGACCGCCTATATCGCCCCAACGGCCGTCATCTGCGGAGACGTGACGATCGGCCCGCGAACACACGTCTCGTACGGCGCGGTGATCGAGTCGCACGGCAGCCCCGTCCGCATCGGCGCGCAGTGCGCCGTCCGCGAGAACCTCAACATCCGCAGCACGAGCCGGAACGCGGTCGACATCGGCGACCACGTCCTGATCGGCCCGCACTCGTCACTCAAGGGCTGCACGGTCGGGAACGAGTGCTTCCTCGCCACCGGCGTGCGGATCTACCAGGGCGCGCACGTGGGCGAGCGCACGGAGGTCCGCATCGACGGCATCGTGCACGTCGGCAGCGTCCTGCCGCCCGGCTCGCTCGTCCCGATCAAGTGGATCGCCGTCGGCGACCCCGCCCGGCTCTTCCCGCCCGGCGAGCACGAGGAGATCGACGCGATCCTCAGCCGGATGGACTTCCCCCAGCAGGTCTACGGGCTGGAACGCCAGCCCGGCGGTGGCGTCGACATGGACATGAAGGAACTCACCCGGCGCGAGACGACCGGCCTCGCCGACCACCGTCATGACCGGGAGCTGTGA
- a CDS encoding response regulator → MRLFLVDDHPVVRAGLVALLGGEDDIEIVGEASGAEEALSGIAARRPDVVLMDLQLGDGADGAEATRRIRALPSPPQVLVLTTYETDADVMRAVAAGATGYLLKVCPPEELFQGIRAAARGESVLSAKVAARMMRRLRDPGPALSVREVEILELLASGAGNREIARRLFITEATVKTHLVHIYGKLGVDTRTAAVTAAVERRLIRLP, encoded by the coding sequence ATGAGGCTGTTCCTGGTGGACGACCACCCGGTCGTCCGGGCGGGCCTGGTGGCGCTGCTCGGCGGCGAGGACGACATCGAGATCGTCGGCGAGGCGTCCGGCGCCGAGGAGGCGCTGAGCGGGATCGCCGCGCGGCGGCCCGACGTCGTGCTCATGGACCTGCAACTCGGCGACGGCGCCGACGGGGCCGAGGCCACCCGGCGGATCCGGGCGCTGCCCTCGCCGCCGCAGGTCCTGGTCCTGACGACGTACGAGACCGACGCGGACGTCATGCGCGCCGTGGCCGCGGGCGCCACCGGGTACCTGCTCAAGGTGTGCCCGCCGGAGGAGCTGTTCCAGGGCATCCGGGCCGCGGCCAGGGGCGAGAGCGTGCTGTCGGCCAAGGTGGCGGCGCGGATGATGCGGCGCCTGCGCGATCCGGGCCCGGCGCTGAGCGTGCGGGAGGTGGAGATCCTGGAACTGCTGGCGAGCGGTGCGGGCAACCGGGAGATCGCCAGGCGGCTGTTCATCACCGAGGCGACGGTCAAGACGCACCTGGTGCACATCTACGGCAAGCTCGGCGTGGACACGCGTACCGCCGCCGTCACCGCCGCCGTGGAGCGGCGCCTCATCAGGCTCCCCTGA
- a CDS encoding sensor histidine kinase: MRERVWLNWAMHAGFYLLLAASAWRLVSRHGLVAQTVTSLVVCAVLALAYLAGMVTWSRLGRRGRLVWLGCVAALWLGLVVLAPSFSWCAVPLLFLCLRLLNARAFAVAAAALTLVVIAAQTKIAQEIDPSLILAPIGVAAITAVTFWELQRESAARQLLIDDLIAARETLAASRHRTGVLEERERLAREIHDTLAQGLTSMGILLQAADRAWATDPGLARAHVRRAAAAAAENLDEARRFVRDLRPPGLDNGGTLPEALTRLCADTGGGPPVRLRLEGEQYPLEPGVQTALLRVAQGALANVRDHAGAAGATVTLSYLDGEVTLDVFDDGAGFAEPAPAPGRGYGLRAMRDRLEEVGGVLIVESAPGEGTAVGARIPVRPYERAGA, encoded by the coding sequence ATGAGGGAGCGCGTCTGGCTCAACTGGGCCATGCATGCCGGCTTCTACCTGCTGCTGGCCGCCTCGGCGTGGAGGCTGGTGTCCCGGCACGGCCTGGTCGCGCAGACCGTGACGTCGCTGGTCGTCTGCGCCGTTCTCGCCCTGGCGTACCTGGCGGGCATGGTGACGTGGAGCCGGCTCGGGCGGCGCGGGCGGCTGGTGTGGCTCGGCTGCGTGGCGGCGCTCTGGCTGGGGCTGGTGGTGCTCGCGCCGTCGTTCAGCTGGTGCGCGGTGCCGCTGCTCTTCCTGTGCCTGCGGCTGCTGAACGCGCGCGCGTTCGCGGTGGCCGCGGCGGCGCTCACGCTCGTGGTGATCGCCGCGCAGACCAAGATCGCCCAGGAGATCGACCCGAGCCTGATCCTCGCGCCCATCGGGGTCGCCGCCATCACGGCGGTGACGTTCTGGGAGCTCCAGCGCGAGAGCGCCGCCCGCCAGCTGCTCATCGACGACCTGATCGCCGCCCGGGAGACGCTGGCCGCCTCGCGGCACCGTACCGGCGTCCTGGAGGAGCGCGAGCGGCTGGCCAGGGAGATCCACGACACGCTCGCGCAGGGCCTGACCAGCATGGGCATCCTGCTGCAGGCCGCCGACCGCGCCTGGGCCACCGACCCCGGGCTCGCCCGCGCCCACGTACGGCGGGCCGCCGCGGCCGCCGCGGAGAACCTCGACGAGGCCCGCCGGTTCGTCCGCGACCTGCGGCCACCCGGCCTGGACAACGGCGGCACGCTGCCCGAAGCGCTCACCCGGCTCTGCGCGGACACCGGCGGCGGACCGCCCGTGCGGCTGAGGCTGGAGGGCGAGCAGTACCCCCTGGAGCCCGGCGTGCAGACGGCGCTGCTGCGCGTGGCCCAGGGCGCGCTGGCCAACGTCCGCGACCACGCGGGCGCCGCCGGTGCCACGGTGACCCTGTCCTACCTGGACGGCGAGGTCACGCTGGACGTCTTCGACGACGGGGCGGGCTTCGCCGAGCCGGCCCCCGCTCCCGGACGCGGTTACGGCCTGCGCGCGATGCGCGACCGGCTGGAGGAGGTGGGCGGCGTCCTGATCGTCGAGAGCGCCCCCGGCGAGGGCACGGCGGTCGGGGCCAGGATCCCCGTCCGCCCGTACGAGCGGGCGGGGGCGTGA
- a CDS encoding GlcG/HbpS family heme-binding protein, with product MTGSRRIRLIAAGPLAGLALLGTALGPAAEASVPAAGVAPAVVQTRVLSSGAALEVAEAAMQEAAKQKQRVTVVIVDRSGATRLVVKGDGAGPQTEESARRKAFTAVSFGRATSELAKGLNGGGPTIADIPGTLFLGGGVPVASGGAPVAGIGVGGAPSGDIDEAIARAGLKAVADRLR from the coding sequence ATGACCGGTTCCCGCCGTATCCGCCTGATCGCCGCCGGCCCGCTCGCGGGCCTCGCCCTCCTGGGCACGGCCCTCGGGCCCGCCGCCGAGGCGTCCGTACCCGCCGCTGGGGTCGCCCCCGCGGTCGTCCAGACCAGGGTGCTGTCGTCCGGCGCCGCCCTGGAGGTCGCCGAGGCGGCGATGCAGGAGGCCGCCAAGCAGAAGCAGCGCGTCACCGTCGTGATCGTCGACCGTTCGGGGGCGACCCGGCTGGTGGTGAAGGGTGACGGCGCCGGGCCGCAGACGGAGGAGTCGGCCAGGCGCAAGGCGTTCACGGCCGTCTCGTTCGGCCGGGCGACCAGCGAGCTCGCCAAGGGGCTGAACGGTGGAGGCCCGACCATCGCCGACATCCCCGGTACGCTCTTCCTCGGCGGCGGAGTGCCCGTCGCCTCCGGCGGCGCGCCCGTGGCGGGCATCGGGGTCGGCGGTGCACCGAGCGGCGACATCGACGAGGCCATCGCCCGCGCCGGCCTCAAGGCGGTCGCGGACCGGCTGCGATGA
- a CDS encoding ankyrin repeat domain-containing protein, whose amino-acid sequence MRAAAGPGWPGRRIVLTSLLGSMLAACGGREAKGDAVLNEELLAAAARGDAAAVRDALQAGADIEARDGRRRTALLLAAAADHVEAAGVLVEAGADPDAQDARQDTPWLVTGVTGSVAMLRTLLPADPDLTVRNRYGGVSLIPACERGHVDYVREVLKTGIDVNHVNDLGWTGLLEAVILGDGGPPHQEIVRLLIAADADVNLADRDGVTPLAHALAKGQTEVAALLRAAGAR is encoded by the coding sequence TTGAGAGCGGCGGCGGGGCCGGGCTGGCCGGGGCGCAGGATCGTCCTGACGTCGCTGCTCGGCTCGATGCTCGCCGCGTGCGGCGGCCGCGAGGCGAAGGGAGACGCTGTGCTGAACGAGGAACTGCTGGCAGCCGCGGCACGAGGAGATGCCGCCGCCGTCCGGGACGCGCTGCAGGCGGGCGCGGACATCGAGGCGCGCGACGGCCGGCGCCGCACGGCCCTGCTGCTCGCCGCCGCGGCCGACCATGTGGAGGCGGCCGGGGTGCTGGTGGAGGCCGGCGCCGACCCCGACGCGCAGGACGCCCGCCAGGACACGCCCTGGCTCGTCACCGGTGTCACCGGCAGCGTCGCGATGCTGCGTACGCTCCTGCCGGCCGATCCCGACCTGACCGTCCGCAACCGCTACGGCGGCGTCTCCCTCATCCCGGCCTGCGAGCGGGGGCACGTCGACTACGTCCGCGAGGTGCTGAAGACCGGGATCGACGTGAACCACGTCAACGACCTCGGCTGGACCGGCCTGCTGGAGGCCGTCATCCTCGGCGACGGCGGCCCGCCGCACCAGGAGATCGTACGCCTGCTGATCGCCGCGGACGCCGACGTGAACCTCGCCGACCGCGACGGGGTGACGCCGCTCGCGCACGCGCTCGCCAAGGGCCAGACCGAGGTCGCCGCCCTCCTCCGCGCCGCCGGCGCCCGCTGA